Proteins encoded in a region of the Mycoplasma mobile 163K genome:
- a CDS encoding 16S rRNA (uracil(1498)-N(3))-methyltransferase, with the protein MHRFFVTKKINNTFILDEKVLNHIKVLRIKNDFFICNYNNEFYKCKLENKIAIIVEKLNIDNEFKNEVVLAMALINPKNFELVLQKATELGATKIIPFISKFSNFKKDFALKKIERWNEIILNASSQSFRNKVPILEKPLDFSQVLDLNYEYKYIAYENTDLSKELNTNLFCSNSIFIIGPEGGFFQDEIKTAIEKGWKTISLGKRILRSETAAFFVLSRVNE; encoded by the coding sequence ATGCATAGATTTTTTGTAACAAAAAAAATAAATAACACTTTTATTTTAGATGAAAAAGTATTAAATCACATTAAAGTATTAAGAATCAAAAACGATTTTTTTATTTGCAATTATAATAATGAATTTTATAAATGTAAATTAGAAAATAAAATTGCAATTATAGTAGAGAAATTAAATATTGACAATGAGTTTAAAAATGAAGTTGTTTTAGCTATGGCTTTGATTAATCCAAAAAATTTTGAGTTAGTCTTGCAAAAAGCAACAGAACTAGGAGCTACTAAAATTATCCCTTTTATTTCAAAATTTTCAAATTTTAAAAAAGATTTTGCCTTAAAAAAAATAGAAAGATGAAATGAAATTATTTTAAACGCTTCAAGTCAATCGTTTAGAAATAAGGTTCCCATTTTGGAAAAACCACTTGATTTTTCACAAGTATTGGATTTAAATTATGAATATAAATATATTGCATACGAAAATACAGATTTGAGTAAAGAATTAAATACAAATTTGTTTTGCTCAAATTCAATTTTTATTATTGGACCTGAAGGAGGTTTTTTTCAAGATGAAATAAAAACAGCAATTGAAAAAGGTTGAAAAACAATTTCTCTAGGCAAAAGAATTTTAAGATCTGAAACTGCAGCTTTTTTTGTTTTATCAAGAGTAAATGAGTAA
- the rpsR gene encoding 30S ribosomal protein S18 — MSKKSNRIFKPKPCFFHVEKIKYIDYKDVELVSKYINNHGKILSSKITGNCAKHQRLISNVIKRARIMALIPFISERIRK; from the coding sequence ATAAGTAAAAAATCAAATAGAATTTTCAAGCCAAAACCTTGCTTTTTCCATGTTGAAAAAATTAAATATATCGATTACAAAGATGTTGAATTAGTTTCAAAATACATCAATAATCATGGAAAAATTTTATCTTCGAAAATCACAGGAAACTGTGCTAAACATCAAAGATTAATTTCAAACGTTATTAAAAGAGCAAGAATTATGGCTTTAATTCCATTTATTTCAGAAAGAATTAGAAAATAA
- the tuf gene encoding elongation factor Tu yields MAKIDFDRSKEHVNIGTIGHVDHGKTTLTAAIATVLAKHVEGNEARDYGSIDNAPEERERGITINTSHIEYNTEKRHYAHVDCPGHADYVKNMITGAAQMDGAILVVAATDGPMPQTREHILLSKQVGVPKMVVFLNKVDLLGSGSEAEEMADLVEFEIRDLLSQYEFDGENTPVVRGSALKALNGEKAWEDKVMELMSQVDNWIDAPLREVDKPFLMAVEDVFTITGRGTVATGKVERGELKINEEVDIVGYTEKPKRTTVTGIEMFRKNLKTALAGDNAGLLLRGINREQIERGQVLAKPGTIVPHTKFKAAIYALKKEEGGRHTPFFKNYKPQFYFRTTDVTGGIELPNNIEMVTPGDNVDLIVDLISPIAVEVGTKFSIREGGRTVGAGSVTEIVK; encoded by the coding sequence ATGGCAAAAATTGATTTTGATAGATCAAAGGAACATGTTAATATTGGAACAATTGGTCACGTAGATCATGGAAAAACAACTTTAACAGCTGCAATTGCTACAGTTTTAGCAAAACATGTCGAAGGAAATGAAGCAAGAGACTATGGTTCTATTGATAATGCTCCTGAAGAAAGAGAACGTGGGATTACAATTAATACTTCTCACATTGAATACAATACTGAAAAAAGACACTATGCTCACGTGGATTGTCCTGGGCATGCCGATTATGTTAAAAACATGATCACTGGAGCTGCACAAATGGATGGGGCTATTTTAGTAGTAGCTGCAACAGATGGACCTATGCCTCAAACTAGAGAACACATTTTGTTATCAAAACAAGTTGGAGTTCCTAAAATGGTAGTTTTCCTAAATAAAGTAGATTTATTAGGAAGTGGATCAGAAGCTGAAGAAATGGCTGATTTAGTTGAATTTGAAATTAGAGACTTATTATCTCAATATGAATTTGATGGAGAAAATACTCCTGTTGTTAGAGGATCGGCTCTTAAAGCACTTAATGGTGAAAAAGCTTGAGAAGATAAAGTTATGGAATTAATGAGTCAAGTTGACAATTGAATCGATGCTCCTCTTCGTGAAGTTGATAAACCATTCTTGATGGCTGTTGAAGATGTTTTCACAATTACAGGACGTGGAACTGTTGCTACTGGTAAAGTTGAACGTGGAGAATTGAAAATCAATGAAGAAGTTGATATTGTAGGGTACACAGAAAAACCAAAAAGAACAACAGTTACAGGTATCGAAATGTTCCGTAAAAATCTTAAAACAGCTCTTGCAGGTGATAATGCAGGATTGCTTTTAAGAGGAATTAACCGTGAACAAATTGAAAGAGGTCAAGTATTAGCTAAACCAGGTACAATTGTTCCTCACACAAAATTTAAAGCAGCAATTTATGCTCTTAAAAAAGAAGAAGGAGGGCGTCACACTCCATTCTTCAAAAACTATAAACCACAATTCTATTTTAGAACAACTGACGTAACAGGAGGAATTGAATTACCAAATAATATTGAAATGGTAACTCCTGGAGATAATGTTGATTTAATAGTTGATTTAATATCACCTATTGCAGTTGAAGTTGGAACTAAATTCTCTATTAGAGAAGGTGGAAGAACAGTTGGAGCTGGTTCAGTTACAGAAATTGTTAAATAA
- a CDS encoding single-stranded DNA-binding protein, translated as MNKVLLVGRIAQKGELKETSNSNIPYVRFRVAVRKDNVSQNAREDSDFIPVIAWRNTATFVNNYMNIGDLVSVEGTFSTSTFKNSNDEFVNVYEVTISNIKSLESKKARDERKEFQGTNNFETKQKSNSNFSEPTFVDSSENKSSKIQKTSQSFKTETDEDEEMDWDLEF; from the coding sequence ATGAATAAAGTATTATTAGTTGGAAGAATTGCTCAAAAAGGAGAATTAAAAGAAACATCTAATTCAAATATTCCATATGTTAGATTTCGTGTTGCTGTAAGAAAAGACAATGTAAGTCAAAACGCAAGAGAAGATAGTGATTTTATTCCGGTGATTGCTTGAAGAAACACTGCTACTTTTGTAAATAATTACATGAACATAGGAGATTTAGTAAGTGTTGAAGGAACTTTTAGCACATCTACATTCAAAAATTCAAATGATGAATTTGTAAATGTTTATGAAGTTACTATTTCAAATATAAAATCTTTAGAAAGTAAAAAAGCTAGAGATGAAAGAAAAGAGTTTCAAGGAACAAATAACTTTGAAACAAAACAAAAATCCAATTCAAATTTTTCAGAACCAACATTTGTTGATTCGAGCGAAAATAAAAGTTCAAAAATTCAAAAAACAAGTCAAAGTTTCAAAACTGAAACTGATGAAGATGAAGAAATGGATTGAGATTTAGAATTTTAG
- the rplM gene encoding 50S ribosomal protein L13, protein MRQTTIIRHKETDKKWFVVDAEGQVLGRLASVVASYLRGKNKPTFTPNVDMGDNIIVINADKVVLTAKKEDDKIYYSSSGYNGGLKAINARDLRAKKPFALVEKAVKGMIPHTKLGRKQFGNLYVYAGREHNHEAQKPEVLEVK, encoded by the coding sequence ATGAGACAAACAACAATTATAAGACATAAAGAAACTGATAAAAAATGATTTGTTGTAGATGCAGAAGGTCAGGTGCTAGGTCGTTTAGCATCGGTTGTAGCATCTTATTTAAGAGGTAAAAATAAGCCTACTTTTACACCAAATGTTGATATGGGTGATAACATTATTGTAATTAATGCAGATAAAGTTGTCCTAACAGCAAAAAAAGAAGATGACAAAATTTATTATTCAAGTTCTGGTTATAATGGTGGTTTAAAAGCAATTAATGCAAGAGATTTAAGAGCAAAAAAACCATTTGCGCTTGTTGAAAAAGCTGTAAAAGGAATGATTCCGCATACAAAATTAGGTCGTAAACAATTCGGGAATTTATATGTTTATGCAGGTAGAGAGCACAATCATGAAGCTCAAAAACCAGAAGTATTAGAGGTTAAATAA
- the rpsF gene encoding 30S ribosomal protein S6, translated as MPNKYEILIMTDPKEEKSVIEKFTNQIFKKIEKFEQLERTELAYKVNHSSTAHYFLVNVEAKGPEITEFNRRANISKTIWRTMVINLDTEKYLSKKASEKKFTKKITADRPRRNPSTINRENVGTENKEFSNNRESSGEKRIYTRKKVQSENRE; from the coding sequence ATGCCTAATAAATATGAAATTTTAATTATGACTGATCCAAAAGAAGAAAAGTCAGTAATTGAAAAATTCACAAATCAAATTTTCAAAAAAATTGAAAAATTTGAACAACTTGAAAGAACAGAATTAGCTTATAAAGTTAATCATTCAAGTACAGCGCACTATTTTTTAGTAAATGTTGAAGCAAAAGGACCTGAAATTACTGAATTTAATAGACGTGCAAATATTTCAAAAACTATTTGACGTACTATGGTTATTAACTTAGACACAGAAAAATATTTAAGCAAAAAAGCTAGTGAAAAGAAATTTACTAAAAAAATAACAGCAGATAGACCTAGAAGAAATCCAAGTACAATTAACAGAGAAAATGTTGGAACAGAAAATAAAGAATTTTCAAATAATAGAGAGTCTTCAGGGGAAAAAAGAATCTATACAAGAAAAAAAGTTCAATCTGAAAATAGAGAATAA
- a CDS encoding arginine deiminase family protein, translating into MKDTKDIINVFSEIGELKKVLIHTPGNELKYVSPYRLDELLFSNVLEWREAKKEHNEFIQKLKSEGVEPVELTDLVAESFEESSIKVKNDFIRQYLDEATPILDGLTKQKLLPFFLDIKHSTRKTIELMMSGITQKDISISHIERELIIDPMPNLYFSRDNFISIGNSVIISNMKYKTRKRETIFTDFIFKNHPLYKKVNMAFERKDLNNQISIIEGGDVLVYSKEILIIGISERTTMSAILELAENFKKTKRSFKKIYGVEVPKMKNLMHLDTWLTMIDYDKFIYSPNVLTDLKFWEINLDYEKISSKELHASLSEFLKLIIGKDPILIPIGGKGASQITIDIETNFVAANYLVIRPGVVIGYSRNYETQKALEGHGVKVIAFEGNQLSLGMGSSRCMSMPLIRSNLK; encoded by the coding sequence ATGAAAGATACAAAAGATATAATTAATGTTTTTAGTGAAATTGGAGAATTAAAAAAAGTTTTAATTCACACTCCAGGGAATGAATTAAAATATGTTTCCCCTTATAGATTAGATGAATTGTTATTCTCAAATGTTTTAGAATGAAGAGAAGCAAAAAAAGAACATAATGAATTTATTCAAAAATTAAAATCGGAAGGAGTAGAACCAGTAGAACTTACTGATTTAGTTGCAGAATCTTTTGAAGAAAGTTCTATCAAAGTCAAAAATGATTTTATTAGACAATATTTAGATGAAGCAACTCCGATTTTAGATGGATTAACAAAACAAAAATTGTTACCATTTTTTCTTGATATCAAGCACTCTACTAGGAAAACAATTGAATTGATGATGAGTGGAATAACTCAAAAAGACATTAGTATTTCTCATATCGAAAGGGAATTAATTATTGATCCAATGCCAAATTTATATTTTTCTAGAGACAATTTTATTTCAATTGGAAATAGTGTCATTATTTCCAATATGAAATATAAAACAAGAAAAAGAGAGACTATTTTTACTGACTTTATTTTTAAAAATCATCCACTTTATAAAAAAGTTAATATGGCTTTCGAAAGGAAAGATTTGAATAATCAAATAAGTATTATTGAAGGCGGAGATGTTTTAGTTTATTCAAAAGAAATTCTAATTATCGGAATTTCTGAAAGAACAACAATGAGTGCAATTTTAGAACTAGCTGAAAATTTTAAAAAAACAAAGCGTTCTTTTAAAAAAATTTACGGAGTAGAAGTTCCAAAAATGAAAAATTTAATGCATTTAGATACTTGATTAACAATGATTGATTACGATAAGTTCATTTATTCACCAAATGTTTTAACTGATTTAAAATTTTGAGAAATCAATCTTGATTATGAAAAAATTTCTTCAAAAGAATTACATGCTTCTTTAAGTGAATTTTTAAAATTAATTATTGGAAAAGATCCTATTTTGATTCCTATTGGTGGAAAAGGAGCTTCTCAAATTACAATTGATATTGAGACAAATTTTGTAGCTGCTAATTATCTAGTAATTAGACCCGGAGTTGTAATTGGTTATAGTAGAAATTACGAAACCCAAAAAGCCTTGGAAGGTCATGGCGTGAAAGTGATTGCTTTTGAAGGTAATCAACTTTCTTTGGGAATGGGTAGTTCAAGATGTATGTCAATGCCTTTAATTCGTTCTAATTTAAAGTAA
- a CDS encoding tRNA1(Val) (adenine(37)-N6)-methyltransferase has translation MILKVKKTWEKNSLGFDSNLFIYQDKTMFNYSVDTILLGNFCSINSKTKSILEIGTNNAALAIFVSERNKNIKIDAIELQKKAIHLANFNVIMNSKEEQISIIHANFNSFWKKHNKNQAKKYDSIICNPPFYQIGKRQLKNVSKEKLIATYDLKLNFDQLIKGASKIIKQKGYFSVVIPTERSIDFFTILRKYDFEPKKVQFIHPRINQKSNLVLIESRYKTGWGTNFLENIYLHPEDEQNHEYLPNVKSLYKPIKF, from the coding sequence ATGATACTAAAAGTAAAGAAAACTTGAGAGAAAAACTCTTTGGGATTTGATTCAAATTTATTTATTTATCAAGATAAAACAATGTTTAATTATTCTGTAGACACAATTTTATTGGGTAATTTTTGTTCTATAAATTCCAAAACTAAAAGTATTCTTGAAATAGGAACAAATAATGCAGCTCTTGCAATTTTTGTTTCTGAGAGAAATAAGAATATTAAAATTGATGCAATTGAATTGCAAAAAAAAGCGATTCATTTAGCTAATTTTAATGTTATTATGAATTCAAAAGAAGAACAAATCTCAATTATTCATGCTAATTTTAATTCTTTTTGAAAAAAACATAATAAAAATCAAGCAAAAAAATATGATTCAATCATTTGTAATCCTCCATTTTATCAAATTGGTAAAAGACAATTAAAAAATGTAAGTAAAGAAAAACTAATTGCAACTTATGATCTTAAACTCAATTTTGATCAATTAATAAAAGGAGCTTCTAAAATTATTAAACAAAAAGGATATTTTTCGGTTGTAATACCAACTGAGAGATCAATTGATTTTTTTACAATTTTAAGAAAATATGATTTCGAACCAAAAAAAGTTCAATTTATCCACCCTAGAATTAATCAAAAATCAAATTTAGTTTTAATTGAATCAAGATATAAAACAGGTTGAGGAACAAATTTTTTAGAAAATATTTATTTACACCCTGAAGATGAACAAAATCATGAATATTTACCTAATGTTAAAAGTTTATATAAACCAATTAAATTTTAG
- the rpsI gene encoding 30S ribosomal protein S9 — MSDIMYRGLGRRKSSSARVILRPGKGEFLINKRVARDYLMSDILLKDALQPIVISDQKEKFDITVNVRGGGLSGQAGAIRLGIARALLEVSVDFRKNLKTAGMLTRDARVKERKKPGLKKARKARQFSKR; from the coding sequence ATGTCAGATATAATGTACCGTGGATTAGGAAGAAGAAAAAGTTCTTCTGCGAGAGTAATTTTGAGACCAGGTAAAGGTGAATTCTTAATTAACAAAAGAGTAGCTAGAGATTACCTGATGTCTGATATCTTATTGAAAGATGCTCTACAACCAATTGTTATTTCAGATCAAAAAGAAAAATTTGATATTACTGTTAATGTAAGAGGTGGAGGTTTGAGTGGTCAAGCAGGAGCTATTAGATTAGGAATTGCAAGAGCTTTATTAGAAGTTTCAGTTGATTTTCGTAAAAACTTAAAAACAGCAGGAATGTTAACAAGAGATGCTAGAGTTAAAGAACGTAAAAAACCAGGATTGAAAAAAGCTAGAAAAGCAAGACAATTTTCAAAACGTTAA